The genomic stretch CGTGCGCGCCGAAATGCAGCAGCGTGTCGTTCACCGTCACGCCGCCGGCCAGCGTGCCGGACACGATCTTCTCGATGCTGCGCGCATCGTGGCTGAAGGGATACAGCGCGAGCGGGCGATCCATCGAGCGGATGCGCTCGATGGCCTCCTCGAGCGTGCGATAGGTGAGGATCGGCAGGATCGGCCCGAAGATCTCGTTGCGCATCACCGCGCTGTCCAGCGGCGGTTCGGCAAGCAGCGTCGGCGGGAACACGCGCGCACGTTCCAGGCCCGAACGCGTCGCGGCGTCGATCGCCGGCGTCAGCGGTTCGACCACGATCGTGCCGCGGGCGCGCGCGTCGTCGACGTAACCGCGCAGGCGCGCGTACTGCGCGTCGTTGATGATGCGCGTGTAGTCGGTGATCGCCTCCGGGCGTGATGCATCGAAGCCCGGGTAGCGCGCGACCACCTCGTCGCGGATCGCTTCGACGAACGCACCGCCGCGCGCTTCGTCGACCAGCACGTAATCCACGCCGATGCACGTCTGCCCGGCGTTGAACCACTTGCCGGTGGCGATGCGCGCGGCCGCCTTGCGCAGGTCGAAATCCGGGCACACGACGGCCGGTGCCTTGCCGCCGAGTTCGAGCGTCACCGGCGTGAGGTTCGGCGCGGCCGCGGCCATCACCTTGCGGCCGACCGCGGTGGAACCGGTGAACAGCAGGTGGTCGAACGGCAGCGCGGCGAACGCGGCGCCGAGTTCCGGCCCGCCGAGGGCCACGGCGACACGATCGGCCGGGAACACATCCGACAGCAGTTCCCGCAGCCACTGGCTGGTGCGCGGCGTGTGCTCGGACGGCTTGAGGTAGACGTGGTTGCCGGCGGCGATCGCCGACACCAGCGGCACCAGCGCGAGGTTCACCGGGTAATTCCACGGCGACAGGATGCCGACCACGCCGACGGGCTCGGGCACGATGCGCGCGCTCGCCGGCCAGAAGCGCCAGCCCACGGCGGCGCGGCGCGGTTTCATCCAGCCGCGCAGGTGCCCGATGGCGTGGTCGATCTCGGCCCGCACGATCATCGCCTCCGACAGCAGGTTCTCGTGCTGGCTGCGATGGCCGAAGTCGGCGCGGATCGCCGCGTCCATCGACTCGATGCGCGAGCGGAACACGTCGCGCAGCCGCACCAGGTCCGCGCGTCGCTGCGCGTGGTCGGGCTTGCGCGCCTGCCACGCGGCGCGAAGGCGTTCGCGGGTGGAGGCGAGTTCGTTCAACGGCGTGTCGGCGGTGATGTCCATGCGGTCGAGTGTAGTCCGCGCCCGCGGCGGTCCGCAGGGGCGAAAGCGGCGCGCGCCGGGGGGCGACGCGGTCGTCTGAATGGGGCCGCGGCGCGATCGGCACGCTAGACTCCCCGCATGACCCTGCGCCCTTACCTCGACACCTTTCCCGCCGTCGGCGAACGCGTCTACATCGATCCGGCGGCGACGGTCATCGGC from Lysobacter auxotrophicus encodes the following:
- a CDS encoding coniferyl aldehyde dehydrogenase; the encoded protein is MDITADTPLNELASTRERLRAAWQARKPDHAQRRADLVRLRDVFRSRIESMDAAIRADFGHRSQHENLLSEAMIVRAEIDHAIGHLRGWMKPRRAAVGWRFWPASARIVPEPVGVVGILSPWNYPVNLALVPLVSAIAAGNHVYLKPSEHTPRTSQWLRELLSDVFPADRVAVALGGPELGAAFAALPFDHLLFTGSTAVGRKVMAAAAPNLTPVTLELGGKAPAVVCPDFDLRKAAARIATGKWFNAGQTCIGVDYVLVDEARGGAFVEAIRDEVVARYPGFDASRPEAITDYTRIINDAQYARLRGYVDDARARGTIVVEPLTPAIDAATRSGLERARVFPPTLLAEPPLDSAVMRNEIFGPILPILTYRTLEEAIERIRSMDRPLALYPFSHDARSIEKIVSGTLAGGVTVNDTLLHFGAHDLPFGGIGPSGIGAIHGRTGFDTFSKLLPVFRQRSFAGSDLLRPPYRGFVDRMVRMLSK